The following are encoded together in the Saliniramus fredricksonii genome:
- a CDS encoding ABC transporter transmembrane domain-containing protein: MSQQHRNPERNISKEGRPKDRLARANLAALRPLLGYALRYKGRIAAAMGALVIASVATLAVPLAVRRVIDFGFGQDRAELVSAYFGMLILVVALLALGSALRYYFVITLGERVVADVRAAVFARLTSLDPAFFDAAKAGELTSRLTADTTQIKSAFGASISIALRNVVLLIGAVALMIWTSPTLSSLVVFALPFIVLPLVFSGRKVRRRSRIAQDRLADASAYASEAVGAVRTMQAFGMEGETARRFARAAEDAFDAARISTRARAFLTGTIIFLVSSSVVLILWYGAQGVMRGDLSAGELSQFVLYAVFAASAMGQLSEVYGELAQAAGSAERLGEILETLPNVAAPANPQPLPEPPVGSLALAGVHFTYPNRSDIPALDGIDFALKPGERVALVGPSGSGKSTVLQLLLRFYDPQQGRILIDGVPAQRADPAALRRRIALVPQEATIFGASVRDNIRYGQPDADETAVRNAAEQASAHGFIMEMPQGYDTLIGERGVTLSGGQRQRIAIARAILKDAPILLLDEATSALDAESEHAVQEALDHLMQGRTTLVIAHRLATVRSADRILVMDGGRIVESGDHDSLIKRGGLYARLARLQFADSDAARAEAAQ; encoded by the coding sequence ATGTCGCAACAGCACAGAAATCCAGAACGGAATATTTCGAAAGAGGGGCGCCCGAAAGACAGACTTGCGCGCGCCAATCTGGCGGCCCTGCGCCCGCTTCTGGGTTATGCGCTGCGCTACAAGGGGCGCATCGCCGCTGCCATGGGCGCGCTCGTCATTGCCTCCGTGGCGACGCTGGCCGTGCCGCTGGCGGTGCGCCGCGTGATCGATTTCGGGTTCGGCCAGGATCGCGCCGAGCTCGTCTCGGCCTATTTCGGCATGCTGATCCTCGTGGTGGCCCTGCTCGCACTCGGCAGCGCGCTACGTTATTACTTCGTCATCACCCTGGGCGAGCGCGTTGTCGCGGATGTGCGCGCTGCGGTCTTTGCCCGGCTGACCAGCCTTGATCCGGCCTTCTTCGATGCCGCGAAAGCGGGTGAGCTGACCTCGCGGCTCACCGCCGACACCACCCAGATCAAGAGTGCCTTCGGCGCGAGCATCTCGATCGCCCTGCGCAATGTGGTGCTGCTCATCGGCGCTGTCGCATTGATGATCTGGACCAGCCCGACGCTCTCCTCCCTCGTGGTCTTCGCCCTGCCCTTCATCGTGCTGCCGCTGGTCTTCTCCGGTCGCAAGGTGCGCCGGCGCTCGCGCATCGCACAGGATCGCCTCGCCGATGCCTCGGCCTATGCCTCGGAGGCGGTGGGTGCGGTGCGCACCATGCAGGCTTTCGGAATGGAGGGCGAGACCGCCCGGCGCTTTGCCCGCGCGGCGGAGGACGCGTTCGATGCGGCGCGCATCTCGACACGGGCACGCGCCTTCCTCACCGGAACGATCATCTTTCTCGTCTCTTCGAGTGTTGTACTGATTCTCTGGTACGGCGCGCAGGGCGTGATGCGCGGTGATCTCAGCGCCGGCGAGCTCAGCCAGTTCGTGCTCTATGCCGTCTTCGCCGCCAGCGCCATGGGCCAGCTCTCGGAGGTCTATGGCGAGCTCGCCCAGGCGGCGGGCTCCGCCGAGCGGCTCGGCGAAATCCTCGAAACGCTGCCCAATGTGGCCGCGCCGGCAAATCCCCAGCCGCTGCCCGAGCCGCCGGTCGGCTCGCTGGCTCTGGCCGGCGTGCATTTCACCTATCCCAACCGCAGCGACATTCCCGCCCTCGACGGGATTGATTTCGCGCTGAAACCGGGCGAGCGCGTGGCTCTCGTGGGCCCTTCCGGCTCAGGCAAGAGCACGGTGCTGCAATTGCTCCTGCGTTTCTATGATCCGCAACAGGGCCGTATCCTGATCGACGGCGTGCCGGCCCAGCGTGCCGATCCGGCAGCCTTGCGTCGGCGCATCGCTCTGGTGCCGCAGGAGGCGACGATCTTCGGTGCCAGTGTGCGCGACAATATCCGCTACGGCCAGCCGGATGCGGATGAGACAGCCGTACGCAACGCCGCCGAACAGGCCAGCGCGCATGGCTTCATCATGGAGATGCCGCAGGGCTACGACACCCTGATCGGCGAGCGCGGGGTCACGCTGTCAGGTGGCCAGCGCCAGCGCATCGCCATCGCCCGCGCCATCCTCAAGGATGCGCCCATCCTCCTCCTCGACGAGGCGACGAGCGCGCTCGATGCCGAGAGCGAGCACGCGGTGCAGGAAGCGCTCGATCATCTGATGCAGGGGCGCACCACGCTCGTCATCGCCCACCGCCTGGCCACCGTGCGTTCGGCGGATCGCATCCTGGTGATGGATGGCGGGCGCATCGTCGAGAGCGGCGATCACGACAGCCTGATCAAGCGCGGAGGCCTCTATGCGAGACTGGCGCGGCTGCAATTCGCCGACAGCGATGCGGCCCGGGCCGAGGCCGCGCAATAG
- the rpmE gene encoding 50S ribosomal protein L31, whose protein sequence is MARKEATAHPDYHFIKVVMTDGTEYQTRSTWGKEGDTMTLEIDPRTHPAWTGGNQQLLDRGGRVSRFNSRFGNLGFGKK, encoded by the coding sequence ATGGCACGCAAGGAAGCGACAGCCCATCCGGATTATCACTTCATCAAGGTGGTGATGACCGACGGGACCGAGTATCAAACCCGCTCGACCTGGGGCAAGGAGGGCGACACCATGACCCTTGAAATCGACCCCAGGACGCATCCGGCCTGGACCGGCGGCAATCAGCAGCTGCTCGACCGTGGCGGGCGTGTCTCGCGCTTCAATTCGCGCTTCGGCAATCTCGGCTTCGGCAAGAAGTAA
- a CDS encoding YdcF family protein has protein sequence MFFVLSKVIWFLLAPSNLLALLIAFGLLLAALTHLRHSGLVLAGIACAGLFVFGMTPLASLFLRTLEGRFPIAEPLTGAIDGIVILGGAQDPDASIGLGQPVLNESAERLVVGRALARRFPDARVLLSGGSGALTGSDTSEARAGALMLESLGLDPARILIEERSRNTHENAVFSRDMVQPQEGETWLLVTSAFHMPRSIGVFREAGFAVLPYPVDFRTIGHEGSLRGFSTISDGLRRFDLAMHEYVGLVAYRLTGRTDVLFPAPQAATVRDGTY, from the coding sequence ATGTTCTTCGTGCTCTCGAAGGTCATCTGGTTCCTGCTGGCGCCGTCCAACCTGCTCGCGCTGCTGATCGCCTTCGGCCTGCTGCTGGCGGCACTGACGCACCTGCGTCACAGCGGGCTCGTCCTGGCCGGAATCGCCTGTGCCGGGCTGTTCGTCTTCGGCATGACGCCGCTGGCGAGCCTTTTCCTGCGCACGCTCGAGGGGCGCTTTCCGATCGCCGAACCGCTCACCGGTGCGATTGACGGCATCGTCATCCTCGGCGGAGCGCAGGATCCGGATGCGAGTATCGGCCTCGGCCAGCCCGTCCTCAACGAATCCGCCGAGCGGCTGGTTGTCGGGCGCGCACTCGCCCGGCGCTTTCCCGATGCCCGTGTGCTGCTCTCGGGTGGAAGCGGCGCGCTCACGGGAAGCGATACCAGCGAGGCACGCGCCGGTGCGCTGATGCTGGAAAGCCTCGGCCTCGACCCCGCCCGCATCCTGATCGAGGAGCGTTCGCGCAACACGCATGAAAATGCCGTGTTCTCGCGGGACATGGTGCAGCCGCAGGAGGGCGAGACCTGGCTGCTGGTCACCTCCGCCTTCCACATGCCCCGCTCCATCGGCGTGTTCCGCGAGGCCGGTTTCGCGGTCTTGCCCTATCCGGTGGATTTCCGCACCATTGGCCATGAGGGAAGCCTGCGGGGCTTTTCCACGATCTCCGACGGGTTGCGTCGGTTCGACCTTGCAATGCACGAATATGTCGGACTCGTCGCCTATCGCCTGACCGGGCGCACCGATGTGCTCTTTCCCGCGCCTCAAGCCGCCACGGTACGCGATGGCACATATTAA
- a CDS encoding methyl-accepting chemotaxis protein: MTDVTTLRTATARLLSALMVMHVLVIAAVASVFGGDIMTKSLLALAMAAPGVLLTMKRPEDVATRFAIAIGLVAQVSLIVFAMSGHPWQLDVHMYYFAVLAMLAGFCDWRVIVAAAGVTAVHHLSFNFILPAAIFPGGASLTRVMIHAVIVVLETAVLAWVVITLARMMELSRAGVEAAEEARRKDVELAEIRAQEAEKVSARAATVDRLAADFENEIRLALATLDEAFTAMRAKADALEAIAAKTGSGVSDVLTSSERTTANIQNVAASGEELAASIAEIGRSATQSSDIARRAVEGARRTDGQVQTLSDSARSIGEVVDLIRSIAEQTNLLALNATIEAARAGEAGKGFAVVAQEVKTLASQTAKATEDIASKVAEMQAATKDSVTSIQDITTTIDEMSELASSIASAVTQQSAATQEIASNVQEAANGAKVVNETVDVVGTLSGETNDASGDIISATQALAQEAQKIRERVDGFCASVRAA; this comes from the coding sequence ATGACTGATGTCACGACCCTGCGGACGGCCACGGCCAGGCTGCTATCCGCGTTGATGGTCATGCATGTTCTCGTCATCGCCGCCGTTGCATCCGTCTTCGGCGGCGACATCATGACGAAATCGCTGCTTGCCCTGGCCATGGCTGCGCCGGGCGTGCTGCTCACGATGAAGCGTCCCGAGGACGTCGCAACCCGCTTTGCCATCGCAATAGGCCTCGTCGCCCAGGTCTCGCTCATCGTCTTCGCCATGAGCGGCCATCCCTGGCAGCTCGACGTGCACATGTACTATTTCGCCGTTCTGGCCATGCTCGCCGGTTTCTGTGACTGGCGCGTGATCGTGGCGGCAGCCGGTGTGACCGCCGTGCACCATCTCAGCTTCAACTTCATCCTGCCGGCTGCGATCTTCCCCGGTGGCGCAAGCCTTACGCGCGTGATGATCCACGCGGTGATCGTGGTGCTGGAGACCGCCGTCCTGGCCTGGGTCGTGATCACGCTCGCACGCATGATGGAACTGTCGCGTGCCGGGGTCGAGGCCGCCGAGGAAGCGCGGCGCAAGGATGTCGAACTCGCCGAGATCCGCGCGCAGGAAGCCGAGAAGGTCAGTGCCCGCGCCGCGACGGTCGATCGGCTCGCGGCAGATTTCGAGAACGAGATCCGCCTTGCACTCGCCACGCTCGACGAAGCCTTCACCGCCATGCGCGCCAAGGCCGATGCCCTCGAAGCCATCGCGGCGAAGACGGGCTCCGGCGTGTCCGACGTGCTCACGAGCTCGGAACGCACCACGGCGAATATCCAGAATGTCGCGGCTTCGGGCGAGGAGCTCGCCGCCTCGATCGCGGAGATCGGTCGTTCGGCCACGCAATCCTCCGATATCGCCCGCCGGGCGGTGGAGGGCGCGCGCCGCACTGACGGCCAGGTGCAGACACTCTCCGATTCCGCACGCAGCATCGGTGAGGTGGTCGATCTGATCCGCTCCATCGCCGAGCAGACCAATCTTCTGGCCCTCAACGCCACCATCGAGGCCGCACGCGCCGGTGAGGCCGGCAAGGGCTTTGCCGTCGTGGCGCAGGAGGTCAAGACGCTCGCCTCGCAGACGGCCAAGGCGACCGAGGATATCGCCTCCAAGGTTGCGGAGATGCAGGCGGCGACCAAGGATTCGGTCACCTCCATCCAGGATATCACCACCACCATCGACGAAATGAGCGAACTCGCCTCCAGCATCGCCTCCGCCGTGACCCAGCAATCGGCGGCGACCCAGGAAATCGCCTCGAATGTCCAGGAAGCGGCAAACGGCGCCAAGGTCGTGAACGAAACCGTGGACGTGGTCGGCACGCTCTCGGGCGAGACCAACGACGCCTCGGGCGACATCATTTCGGCGACGCAGGCTCTGGCGCAGGAAGCGCAGAAGATTCGCGAGCGGGTGGACGGGTTCTGCGCCTCGGTGCGCGCCGCCTGA